The window TTAGTgccatgaaaaagaaaaaatatcaaaGAGATAACATGGATGTACAACAAAATAGAGTATATAGATGGCGACAAGTTAGAGATAGAACACAAATACCACTGAGGTCAAGATCATCATCTGTTGTCTCTCTGTCGTCAACTGACGAGTCACAGAGTTCTGTGGATATAAGACCTAGAGTCAAAACCAACTACAGACAACATAACCCCCAACATCGGGCTGCTGAACTACgcagggaaaaaaggaaaatgtcccCACCAACCACAAggggcaaaaaaacaaaaaataatgagCTAATTAACCTTTCTACCCATATTCTCTCCGAGGAGCAACAGTACATACTAAGTAAAGGTCTTAATTTCTCACCAACTAATAGTTTTGATTATTTTACAGCTTTAAAGGACCTAAATTTATTTTCATGCAAATTACTATTGAGGAGACTGCATGCAAAGAGGGATCAATTACTTTCTACCCCAGAGGAAAGAGAAGCGATCCAAATTTTGGAGGAGCTTCtggcagagcaggggggagaacaAGGTAAGCCATCATACGTAGTGCCTACGAAATCTACCACGTTTCCTCCCTTGTCATTATGTCCAGCCATCGAGGTCTTCACTAAAGCGTCAAGTGAGGACCTCAAACAGATATCATCCATAGTTGTCCAGGACAATCTAACCAAAAAACAGAGAGGAGCTTTAAATGAACTTATGGAATTGAAAGATGTAGTATTTAAACCAGCAGATAAGGGGGGAAACGTGGTAGTGTGGCCCATCAGTAAATATGAACGTGAGGTATTCAGACAATTAAAGGATAAGGACACATATGCTAAATTAACCTCTAACCCCATTACCCAGTTCTCTATAAGGCTTGGCCAGATACTTGATTCGGCTTTCAAATCCGGCATCATTGACAAAAAAACACATAGTGGTTTGATGTTACCATATCCTCAAACCCCTACCTTTTATATAATTCCTAAAATACACAAGGATCCCCTCAATCCTCCGGGGCGCCCGATCGTGTCAGGCATTGATGGTATATGCGATCCTATATGTAAATTTATTGACTACTATTTACAACCGCTAGTAGAATGTTTACCCTCTTTCATCAAAGACACGACGGGAGCCCTGGCACGGATTGATGGAATCTCCTTGGAACCAGATATGTGTCTGGTAACTGCAGATGTAGAGAGTCTTTATACATGCATAGACCATGTGGACGGCTTGAGGGCTATCAAATTTTATCTAGACTCTGGTCCGTGGGATGCCGACACCTGCCAATTAATCCTCGAATTATTGGAGTTTGTTTTAACTCATAATTTCTTTACGTTTAAAAACCAATTTTACCTTCAGAAACGCGGCACTGCCATGGGGGCCGCCTGCGCCCCTTCGTACGCAAACCTCTTCCTAGGGTACTGGGAGAGGGGTTTGTTTCAGTGCGGAGGGGCGGAGGCGGGCTCCCATGTGCAGTGCTGGATTAGATATATCGATGATATTCTCTTCGTTTGGCAGGGGTCGGCTTCCCAATTGAAGGACTTCATGACAATACTCAACACTAACAATATTAATGTGAAACTTACCTATAAGACAAGTAGAGAATGCATAGAATTTTTGGATATACTTATAAAATGTAACACCCATGGTTCTCTGTCAACAGACGTATACCGTAAGCCCACTGCCACCAACCTTCTTTTGCATGCAGCCTCCTCACACACTCCATCAACTATCAAAGCCATACCAACAGGACAATTCCTGAGAATACGTAGAATTTGCTCCTCGGATGATGATTTCAAGAAACAAAGTGCAATACTTACGGAACGTTTCCTCCAGCGTGGTTACAGCAGACGATCTCTCAAAAAGGCCTATCAGAAAGCTCAACATGTACATAGAGAGGACCTCTTACAAGGTAGGAAAAAGGTCACAAATAAACAAAGTGACAATGTGAGATTTATCTCTACATATAATTGTAGGTGGGAACAAATGAGATCTTGTATTCAAAAAAATTGGGCTATCTTACAGACAGATTCTTTAGTGGCAGCGACTTTCCCCCCCCGGGTCCAAATGACAGCTAGACGTAGTCGCAACTTACGCGACATGTTGGTTAGAAGTCACTATATAGCTAATACCCCCAATCTTTTTGGGTCAAAAGGACCCAGAGTTGGATGTTATCCCTGTGGCTCCTGCCGAGCCTGTACAAACATACAGCGAGCCACAGATTTCCTGTCTGCAGATGGTTCTCGTCGCTATCAAATTCGCCAGTATATCTCGTGCACCAGTACCTTTGTGATCTATTATGCCACATGTGGCTGTTCAAAAATTTATATTAGACTTACGTCCAGAGAATTACGTATAAGAACAAGGGAACATGTACGAGATATACTGGCAACAAAAGAAGAGGATGATGTTACGCATCTGAAAACGCTCCCTAGGCACTTTAAGGTATCCCATAATTCAGATCCAATGACCTTGAAAATTAAAGGGATAGAAAGATTGAATATGAACATCAGAGGGGGCAACTATAAAAAACTCCTGGCTCAAAAAGAAGCCAGATGGATAGTTAAATTGGGCACAATGGTGCCCAATGGTTTAAACGAACAACTTAGTTTTGCACCATTTTTGTAGGATCCTCTTGTCTCTGTACCAATATTTGGCTTGATTT is drawn from Hyla sarda isolate aHylSar1 chromosome 4, aHylSar1.hap1, whole genome shotgun sequence and contains these coding sequences:
- the LOC130367380 gene encoding uncharacterized protein LOC130367380; translation: MDFKARELVWLTQINEVFSDNPVILNANGQNVQKQIIKLKNLLYKRTKLWWNKNFLENYLSKGIIPRGLRVQVFPSYPVDDPIFKNKWEEHANKCSRGFMKLLVLANSSSLNDLEKEIEVLQNDIKKNLSSAELEKVNIELEQQYLKWETEISAMKKKKYQRDNMDVQQNRVYRWRQVRDRTQIPLRSRSSSVVSLSSTDESQSSVDIRPRVKTNYRQHNPQHRAAELRREKRKMSPPTTRGKKTKNNELINLSTHILSEEQQYILSKGLNFSPTNSFDYFTALKDLNLFSCKLLLRRLHAKRDQLLSTPEEREAIQILEELLAEQGGEQDVYRKPTATNLLLHAASSHTPSTIKAIPTGQFLRIRRICSSDDDFKKQSAILTERFLQRGYSRRSLKKAYQKAQHVHREDLLQDFNSWEFFPVTSVSSLYTSHNS